In one window of Drosophila mauritiana strain mau12 chromosome X, ASM438214v1, whole genome shotgun sequence DNA:
- the LOC117146359 gene encoding copper resistance protein CRF1 — translation MANPKSSGGNKSKGKGHQQRQSQQNSHQQQQQPQPQQTQMQTQLTPAPVAATNLNPPTATPLASHPSEDTLALAAAVAASIPAAPLARPLPDRRTTTPTVVTPTSNSSSETRNAAENLATSRTASAAVGASENRRGILQRLFGWGS, via the coding sequence ATGGCAAATCCCAAATCGAGCGGTGGCAATAAGTCCAAGGGCAAAGGACACCAACAGCGGCAGTCGCAGCAAAATtcgcatcagcagcagcagcagccgcagccgcAGCAGACTCAGATGCAAACCCAGCTAACACCTGCACCGGTGGCAGCTACCAATTTGAACCCACCCACCGCCACGCCGCTGGCCTCGCATCCTTCGGAGGACACTCTGGCCTTGGCCGCAGCCGTGGCCGCCTCGATTCCAGCTGCCCCCCTTGCTCGACCCCTACCCGATCGCCGTACAACCACGCCGACAGTGGTGACTCCGACCAGTAACAGTTCGTCGGAGACCCGCAATGCCGCTGAAAATCTGGCCACCTCGCGAACCGCATCGGCGGCAGTCGGCGCCTCTGAGAACAGACGCGGCATCTTACAGCGGCTCTTCGGATGGGGCTCGTGA